The genomic DNA GCTCTACAAAAGGAAGCGACATGGACAAGTTTTGGGGCATGAAGCAAGGAGCAGATGCTTATCTCTCAAAGCCGATCGACCAGGCTGAACTGGTACGAACCGTGAAAGAACTCGCCAAAGATTAAGAACTGAAAGGAGCCTTTAAATGTCTGATGATGCAGCAGCGATCGTTGCCGACATTGCTTTGGATAAAGCCGAGCTTCCCTTAAGCGATCACTTGGGCGAACAACAGATCGATTCGTTGGAGTTAAACCAGAGCGAACAGAATAAACCGATCGAGGAGCAGTTTTTACAGCTTTATCTCACTGCTAACCTACCGATGCTGTTGTCAGTGCATCAACTGGTCGAAATTTTAACGGTTCCGATCGGTCAAATTGTGCCTCTGTTTCAAATGCCACCTTGGATTATGGGGGTTTATAACTGGCGAGGAGAAGTTTTATGGATGGTTGATCTCAACCACTGTTTAGGGCTGTCTCCCTGGTATAAAGAAACGGAATATCAGTCAAAGCATACCGTTGTTGTCGTTCGATCGCTGGCAGATAAATCAACAGATGAAAAAGATAGACGATTAGGGCTGGTGGTGCATCAAATTAAGGATATGGTGTTTTGTCCATCTGACAGAATTCAAAACAGCAATATTCAGTCCATCCTGGAAGCAGCAAATATTCCCTCAACCGTTCAGCCCTTTTTACATCAGTACTGGCAAAGCGCTGATAGTACATCTTTCATTCTGGATGCAGAAACCATCCTTGAAACTATGCCAAATTAACGAGCGGTTTTGACTTCGTTTTTGGCTTGGTTTCGACTCAGTTTTGGCTCAGTAAGTGCTGCCAATTAGTGCGATCGGCTGCAAATTTTGACAGCCAAAAATCCTGTTGATTGTATTGCCCCCGGCTACTCCAGATTTACTTGCTCAGACGCTAAAGGTTCTCTTCATGACACAAATTCCTTTCCGCTCCAATGTCCCCGAAACGACTCAAAATCTGAGTGATTCAACAGAGCAGCCCAGTGATCAGTTTGATAAGCCGATCGCGCCTGCATCCCAACTGCCGTTGATTCAAAATTCCTGGCAAGCCTTCCGGTCTAGCCGAAGCCTGCGAAGGCAGCTACTACAAACCATCCTACCCCTCGTGCTTGCTCCGCTACTGGTAGAAAGTACAATCAGCTATCTCATTACTCAGAATCGCTCTCAAAATCAGGTCAACAAGGAACTACAAGAACAAACACTCTTGGTCAATCAGGCGGTGCGTCAAACCGTAGCAACTCAGTTTAATATTGCTAGCTTGTTGGCGAATAATCCACTTGTGCTGGATATGGTTCGCAGCGGTGCTAAGAAAACAGAAGCGAATGATTTGATGTTGCCTCGTCGAACGGTAAATGATATTGAAGATGAATTTGAGAAAACAAAGCTACTAGAACCGAATGAAACACTCAATAACTACTTAGAAAGAACTGCGAAAGCAGGAAATTTTGGTGAAGTTGTTGTTACTGAAAAGCATGGCTTAAACGTAGGTTATAACAAAATCACCTCAGACTTTTTGCAATCCGACGAGGAGTGGTGGCAGCAGGGCAAAGCCCAAACGCAGTGGCTGAGTAACCCAACCTATGATGAGTCCACCGGCTATTCCTTGTTTGGCATCAACCTGAGCCAAAAAATTCAAGACCCGGACAGCAACGAATTTTTGGGCGTAATTAAAATATTTGTGCCTGCCCAGAAATTTGGCAACCTGGCAACTTCTCTAGAGCTTACTGGAATTCGCGGTTCGCAGGAAGTACAGCTTTTGGATGTGAGTTTAGGCTCTGTTCTGACATCCTATAGCCAGGAAGGAGAAAAATTTCCCAACGGACCGCTAGAACGGCTGAACGTGATTGGTGGCAGTTTGGTTGCTCAGATTGCCGATCGCCTCTTACAGGTGCGACAAGCTGATCAGCCCGTCAGTCCTCAAGCGCTGCAACAAGAACTCCGAGCAAAGTATCCCGTTCAAGATCTAGTGGTGTCCCAGATTGACTCCACTCCCGAAGGAGAGTCTGCTGTTCTGGTTATTTCGTTTGTCGCTGGAGGGAAGCAATATGCGATGTCGGCTCTACCCATTCTAGACTGGGTGTCGATCGCTTCCATGGATACTGCTGAAGTTCAAGCAGAAAGCCGGGGAGTTCTAGGCACTTTCATCCTATTAGCCCTGACGCTAGGCGGTATTGCTGCCATTATTACCGTTGCTTTGTCGCGTCAGCTATCCTCTCCACTCAATGACCTCTCTGCAAAAGCTCGTCAGGTTTCTGCCGGAAATTTGGATGTGACAGCAGAGCCGCGTGGCTCCCTGGAAACCCAAACGCTCGCCCAAACGTTTAACGATCTGGTCTTTCGCGTGAAAGGCTTTTTGAAAGAGCAAAACCTCAACACTCGACGTGCCAGCCTCGCCGCCGAAATTACTGGAGCCAACGTGATCACGGCTGAAGGGTTGTTCCCCGTCTTTGACCGAGTGGTTGAAGAAGCTCGCGACATTCTGAGTGCCGATCGCGTTGTAATTTATCAGTTTCAGCCAGGCTGGAGTGGAACGATCGCGGCAGAATCAGTCGGTATGAATCTACCGAGTGCGCTTCTAGAGCAAATTAGTGATCCTTGCATCCCTCAAGAAACTCGCCAGAAGTATGCAGAAGAAGGCATCTTACAAGTGAACAATGTTCATGCTGCTGAGTTTCATCCAGAGCATTCAGAACTGCTGCACAACCTCCAAGTGCGATCGATCGTGAGTGTTCCCATGGTTAGTCAGGGCAAACTATATGGCTTGGTGATTGCTCATCATTGCCGATCAACTCATCAATGGCAGGCTTCCGAGGTCGATTTCCTGAAACAGTTGGGTCTACAAATTGGCTTGGTCATTGAACGAGTGCAGCTTCTAGAACAAACGCAGGCTCTCGCAGAAGAACAGCGTCAAATTAAAGAGGGGCTTCAACGAAACGCGCTGCAATTGCTGATTGATGTTGATCCGGTGAGCCAGGGAAACCTGACGGTACGCGCCAAGGTCACTGAGGACGAAATCGGTACAGTCGCAGACTCCTACAACGCGACGATCGCCAGCTTGCGGAAAATTGTGCTTCAGGTACAGGATGCGGCTCAGCAGGTCGCACAAACCACCGATACGAATGAAGCCTCAGTCCGTTCGCTGTCAGCGTCAGCAGCTCAACAAGCACAAGAAATTTTGACAGCCCTGGAACGGGCGCAGGAAATGGCGGATTCAGTCAGAGTTGTGGCAACCAACGCCGAGAAAGCTGAGGTGGCAGTACAACAGGCAGCCCAAACCGTACAGGCAGGAGATGCGGCAATGAACCGCACCGTTGACGGTATTCTGGCAATCCGAGAAACCGTTGCTGAAACCGCTAAGAAAGTGAAGCGATTGGGCGAATCTTCTCAAAAGATTTCTAACGTCGTGAACCTGATTAGTGGATTTGCCGCCCAAACCAACATGCTGGCATTGAATGCTTCGATCGAGGCATCTCGCGCCGGAGAAGATGGCAAAGGGTTTGCAGTCGTCGCGGAGGAAGTCCGGGGATTAGCGCGTCAGTCGGCTGAAGCAACCACTGAGATCGAAAAGCTGGTCGTCAGCATTCAGGCAGAAACCAATGAGGTGGTTAGAGCCATGGAAGCCGGAACTGAACAAGTCGTCGTTGGCACAAAGCTCGTTGATGAAACGCGCCAAAGCCTGAACCAAATCACTGCCGTTAGCCATCAAATCAGCGAACTGGTTGAATCGATCGCCCAGGCAACGATCGTGCAGTCTCAAGCCTCTGAAACCGTCACAGATGTAATGACCAGTGTTGCCTCGATCGCTACTCAAAACTCCACTGCGGCAAACCAGGTTTCTGACTCCTTCGAGCAACTCCGTTCTGTTGCAAAGGCATTACAGGAGGAGATCGGACGATTCAAGGTGGGATAGAGCCAGGGTCAGGTTGTGAATGTGAATTGTGCCATTTCTGATACCTGATACCCAACACCAGATGCCTAATAACCAATTACCTCACCAGTCAGATCCCCCCAACATTCTCGTTTACCCCCTTTCCCCCAACCCGCTATGACCATTAATCCTGAAATTCGTGACCAGGCTTATCAGTTTTTTTTAGAAGAAGCTCCTGAGCTACTGCAAGCGATCGAGGCAGGGCTTTTGACACTGCGGCAGGGGCGAGATTTGGGGAAGATTCATAGCATTATGCGATCGGCTCACTCGCTGAAGGGGGGAGCAGCGAGTGTCGGGTTGGATGTCATTAAGTCGATCGCGCATCGCATCGAGACTATCTTTAAGGCGCTTTACAGTGAGCAACTTGAAGTTAACGCAGATCTCGAAAATCAACTGCTACAGGCATTTGACTGTTTGCGGGTTCCGTTAACGGAGCAATTGACACAGGGATATTTTGACGCTGAGCAGGCATTAGCGACGGCAGAACCAATTCTGTCTCAACTCGAAGCCCATTGCCAGGAGGCGATCGTTGAAACGGAAAACTTTATTCCGAGTTCGACTGATTTAGGGCTGAATATGGCAACTTCGATCGTTGAGATTGATGTTCAACAGGGGTTAGCGCATCTTGAAACGGTTTTGGCACATCCGCAAAGTTATGGGGTGGCTGGAGAAGTCCGCGCTCAAGCAGAAGTGTTCTTCGGGTTTTCAGAGCTGCTGAACCTACCAGGATTTGCCAGCATTGCTCAAACAACAATTGAGGCACTCGACAAACATCCCCATCGAGCATTAGAAATTGCAGCACTGGCACTTGCCGATTTCCGAGCCGGACGAGATGCCATCCTGGCAGGAGATAGTATGGGAGGCTGCCCTTCAGAAGCGTTAGCTGCTTTTACCACCGAGATTATCGGCAATGAAGCAAATGAAACCTCAAATGGTGAAATTGATCTTTGGGCTGCGATCGAGGTCATAACGCCCGAAGAGATGGAGGTTTTATTAGAAGAGATTGAAGAGATTGAATCTTTTAATAATTTTGATGAAATTACAGAAATTTGCTCTGGCAATGGTTTAGATGATTTCAGCGGAGATGATCTTGAAGATGAAATAGAGATCGAATTAGCAACAGAAAAAATTGCTGCCGAATTCATCTATCCTCAACTTGATGATATTTTTGGGAATTTAGAGATTACCCCCCTTTCTGCGCCTGAGACGGAGGCTCCACCTGAACCAATCACGCTCTCTGCTTCTGAACCCCTCGATCGTCTTCCTGCTGTCAATCCAGCCCAATCTACTCCCTTCACCAAATCGTCTCCAGCCACCAAAAAACAGCCGCTTACCTCTGGGCTTACCGTCCGAGTCGATGCTGAGCGGTTAACCTACATGAACAACCTGCTGGGTGAACTCACGATCAATCGCAATGGGTTAGCGCTGCAAACCGATCAGTCTCGCTTAGCCATTCGAGAACTCTTGAGCCGATTTGAGCGAGTTCGATCGACCGTTGAACAGTTGCGTTCGGCTTCTGATCAAATGCTGATTACGCCAGAGTTGCAGGTTGCTTCGCGCGGCACAGGCAGATCACAAAGCTCTTTTTCTGCCTTTGAACGATCGGAGTTTGATTCGCTGGAAATGGACAGCTACAGTGGGCTTTATTCCTATGCCCAAACGCTGCTTGAGGAAATGGTGCAGTTGGAAGAAGCGATCGAGGATATTGCGTTATTCAATCATCAATCCCAGGAGCGGTTAGGACAGCATCGCAAAATGCTCTCTCGGATGCAGGATGAACTGATGTGGGCGCGGATGTTTCCGTTAAGCGAAATTTTGAATCACTTTCCTCGGATTCTGCGCGACCTGTCCAACACTTACCAAAAGCCAGTCAATTTGACGCTTAATGGAACAGAGTTGCTTGTTGATAAAGCCGTCCTCGAAAAGCTTTATGATCCGCTGCTGCATCTGTTGCGAAATGGCTTTGACCACGGCATTGAATCCGCCGAAATCCGCCAAAACCGCTCCAAATCAGAAACCGGACAGATCGAAATTCGCGCTTACTATAAGGGTCGCCAGATGGTCATTGAGGTGCGCGACGATGGGCAGGGACTCGATCTCGATCGCATTCGGCAGCGAATTGTTGAACTGGGCTGGTTAACGGAAGCCGAAGTGATTCAAGTCCGAGAAGCTGAACTCTATGAATTTATTTTTGAACCGGGATTTTCCACAGCAACCCAGGTGAGTGAATTGTCGGGACGGGGAATTGGTCTGGATGTTGTGCGAGAACAACTGCGATCGATCAAAGGCACTGTCACTGTTCAATCCATTCCTGAGCGGGGAACAAACTTTATCCTCACCCTCCCCTTCACTTTAACGATCACGAATCTGCTGATCTGTTTTGTTGGCTCTACCCCGATCGCCCTCCGCAGTGATGGCATCACCGAAGTTCTGGTTCCGAAGCCTGATCAGGTGCGGCAAATTGGCTCAGACCGCTGGCTGAAGTGGCAGCAACAGCAGATCCCAATCTACCGTCTCTCCGAACAGTTAGCCTACAACTGCCTCATTCCAGAAACTCCCCCCAGTCGGGTTTTAGCTGCTGTTCCTTCGCCTGCGGATTGGGAGGCTCCGATGCTGATTGTCAAACAGGGAGAGTTACCCGTTGCTCTCCAGGTCGATCGCCTGGTCACAGAGCAAGAACTTGTGATTAAACCCTTTGGTGCTGTGATCGCTCCACCTGCTTATGTTTATGGCTGTACGGTGCTGGGAGACGGCAGCCTCATTCCTGTGGTTGATGGGCTTGCCTTCCTCGACCATCTCTTAAACCAGGAAACAACTTCGCCGATTGAGGCTGGTCGCCCAAAAACGACTGAAGACAATAAAACGATCGACTCGACACAATTCCACTGGCGCGCAAATCAGGGAACAGCCGCCACACTCCGAGCCACAACCGTTCTTGTTGTTGATGATGCAATTACTTCTCGCCGCACCTTAGCTGCATCCCTTGAGCGGGCAGGCTATCGAGTTCTGCAAGCCAGAGATGGACAGGAAGCGCTGGAACAGCTTCAACAAAATCGATCGCTGCAGCTTGTAATTTGCGATATCGAAATGCCCAATATGAACGGCTTTGAATTTCTGACGCAGCGTCGCCAAGACCCCGACCTTGCCCACATTCCCACCGTCATGCTCACCTCCCGCAGCAATGACAAACACCGTTGGCTGGCAATGCAGCTTGGCGCAGTTGACTATTTCACGAAGCCCTATTTAGAGCAAGAGTTTTTGAGCGCGATCGCTCCTCTATGCCGACCCGGCTCAAAGGATGAGAAACCCTAAAAAGAGACTTTCCCCAACTGCTTTTATATCCCATCACATCGCCTAGTTTGGCAGAATCAGCGGGTTTTTCAATGGATTAAAGCTGTAATTTGGCTTGGGGCGATAGTCGTTTGCGTTTAAATGCTTGACGCGCTCTGAAAAAACCTCATGGAAGCGTTCCAGCCAGAGGCAGAGCCACTGATAATAGTCTGTCCACTGATCTTGTGCAGCTAAGTTCGCATTGGGCAGCGTGCAATAGATAGAGCAGTCTTTATTATCTGCTTGAGCGTCCCAGGTCAGGGGCATCCCCATCTCAACCTCAATCTGCTCTCGGTCTTCTTCTAGTAGATAAAAATAGGGCTGAGCGTCTTCTCCAGAGAGGTGCAGTTCAGCATAGAGGCACTGATCTTCTGGATCGACCGTGGCATAAAGTCGAAAACCTGCCCGTCCGATCGCAAAGCCCATCACACCTTTCGTCGCCGGATCTCCGGGTTTCACGATGCTGCCACGCTGCTCTAGCAATTGACACAGCCCACTCCAAAACTCTAGATATTGTCGCTGTGTTTCTGTCAGTTCCTCATCTCTGGCTTTCGTGACCGTTTTTGCCCAACCGTTTGGCTGAGAAACGAGGTTAAACTTGGCTGCCATTGCAGAATCGCCGATCCGCCAGAGTTCAATTTCTAAACCAAAGAAGTTGAATTCTTCCTGTGAGATTTGATTGAGCCAATCCAGAGCAGCACGATGTTCGGCTGAGAAGTGGCTGGCAACCCAAATCACGGTGGCAGCATTCAGCCCTGCTGCATAGGTGACCAGTTGCCCTAAATGCAGATGATCAGTTGCTTCAAGCTGGTTTTCAATCAGCACCCACCGATCGGTCGCTGTATCCCGACAAAGCAAATCAACCCGGAAGGAGCCGACTCGCTGTTCTTCTGCAACAACCTCCAGTTCTAGCCCGATCGTATCTCCCAGGAGCTTGATGTTTTCTACCTGCGCCAGCCAGGGCGTAAAATCTGTCTCTTCACCTTGCCAATAGGCAGTCAGGTCAACCTTTTCAAGTCGTCCCAGAGTTGGCTTGGGGGAATTTTCAGGCTGCATGACATCATTGCTCCAGAGAAGTGCTTCCTCGATCCTATCGATAAAAGGAGGTCAACGATCGACCAAACCGATCGACTTCGCCTAAATCGAGATGATTCTACTCTTCCTCCACGTCGAGTGCCGGAAACTTTTCGTAAACTTCGGTGATAAGCACATAAAGCGATTCTAAGACCTCTTCTGCCCCTGCCTGATCAATGGAGCCGATGAGTG from Trichocoleus sp. includes the following:
- a CDS encoding chemotaxis protein CheW, which gives rise to MSDDAAAIVADIALDKAELPLSDHLGEQQIDSLELNQSEQNKPIEEQFLQLYLTANLPMLLSVHQLVEILTVPIGQIVPLFQMPPWIMGVYNWRGEVLWMVDLNHCLGLSPWYKETEYQSKHTVVVVRSLADKSTDEKDRRLGLVVHQIKDMVFCPSDRIQNSNIQSILEAANIPSTVQPFLHQYWQSADSTSFILDAETILETMPN
- a CDS encoding methyl-accepting chemotaxis protein, with product MTQIPFRSNVPETTQNLSDSTEQPSDQFDKPIAPASQLPLIQNSWQAFRSSRSLRRQLLQTILPLVLAPLLVESTISYLITQNRSQNQVNKELQEQTLLVNQAVRQTVATQFNIASLLANNPLVLDMVRSGAKKTEANDLMLPRRTVNDIEDEFEKTKLLEPNETLNNYLERTAKAGNFGEVVVTEKHGLNVGYNKITSDFLQSDEEWWQQGKAQTQWLSNPTYDESTGYSLFGINLSQKIQDPDSNEFLGVIKIFVPAQKFGNLATSLELTGIRGSQEVQLLDVSLGSVLTSYSQEGEKFPNGPLERLNVIGGSLVAQIADRLLQVRQADQPVSPQALQQELRAKYPVQDLVVSQIDSTPEGESAVLVISFVAGGKQYAMSALPILDWVSIASMDTAEVQAESRGVLGTFILLALTLGGIAAIITVALSRQLSSPLNDLSAKARQVSAGNLDVTAEPRGSLETQTLAQTFNDLVFRVKGFLKEQNLNTRRASLAAEITGANVITAEGLFPVFDRVVEEARDILSADRVVIYQFQPGWSGTIAAESVGMNLPSALLEQISDPCIPQETRQKYAEEGILQVNNVHAAEFHPEHSELLHNLQVRSIVSVPMVSQGKLYGLVIAHHCRSTHQWQASEVDFLKQLGLQIGLVIERVQLLEQTQALAEEQRQIKEGLQRNALQLLIDVDPVSQGNLTVRAKVTEDEIGTVADSYNATIASLRKIVLQVQDAAQQVAQTTDTNEASVRSLSASAAQQAQEILTALERAQEMADSVRVVATNAEKAEVAVQQAAQTVQAGDAAMNRTVDGILAIRETVAETAKKVKRLGESSQKISNVVNLISGFAAQTNMLALNASIEASRAGEDGKGFAVVAEEVRGLARQSAEATTEIEKLVVSIQAETNEVVRAMEAGTEQVVVGTKLVDETRQSLNQITAVSHQISELVESIAQATIVQSQASETVTDVMTSVASIATQNSTAANQVSDSFEQLRSVAKALQEEIGRFKVG
- a CDS encoding hybrid sensor histidine kinase/response regulator, with amino-acid sequence MTINPEIRDQAYQFFLEEAPELLQAIEAGLLTLRQGRDLGKIHSIMRSAHSLKGGAASVGLDVIKSIAHRIETIFKALYSEQLEVNADLENQLLQAFDCLRVPLTEQLTQGYFDAEQALATAEPILSQLEAHCQEAIVETENFIPSSTDLGLNMATSIVEIDVQQGLAHLETVLAHPQSYGVAGEVRAQAEVFFGFSELLNLPGFASIAQTTIEALDKHPHRALEIAALALADFRAGRDAILAGDSMGGCPSEALAAFTTEIIGNEANETSNGEIDLWAAIEVITPEEMEVLLEEIEEIESFNNFDEITEICSGNGLDDFSGDDLEDEIEIELATEKIAAEFIYPQLDDIFGNLEITPLSAPETEAPPEPITLSASEPLDRLPAVNPAQSTPFTKSSPATKKQPLTSGLTVRVDAERLTYMNNLLGELTINRNGLALQTDQSRLAIRELLSRFERVRSTVEQLRSASDQMLITPELQVASRGTGRSQSSFSAFERSEFDSLEMDSYSGLYSYAQTLLEEMVQLEEAIEDIALFNHQSQERLGQHRKMLSRMQDELMWARMFPLSEILNHFPRILRDLSNTYQKPVNLTLNGTELLVDKAVLEKLYDPLLHLLRNGFDHGIESAEIRQNRSKSETGQIEIRAYYKGRQMVIEVRDDGQGLDLDRIRQRIVELGWLTEAEVIQVREAELYEFIFEPGFSTATQVSELSGRGIGLDVVREQLRSIKGTVTVQSIPERGTNFILTLPFTLTITNLLICFVGSTPIALRSDGITEVLVPKPDQVRQIGSDRWLKWQQQQIPIYRLSEQLAYNCLIPETPPSRVLAAVPSPADWEAPMLIVKQGELPVALQVDRLVTEQELVIKPFGAVIAPPAYVYGCTVLGDGSLIPVVDGLAFLDHLLNQETTSPIEAGRPKTTEDNKTIDSTQFHWRANQGTAATLRATTVLVVDDAITSRRTLAASLERAGYRVLQARDGQEALEQLQQNRSLQLVICDIEMPNMNGFEFLTQRRQDPDLAHIPTVMLTSRSNDKHRWLAMQLGAVDYFTKPYLEQEFLSAIAPLCRPGSKDEKP
- a CDS encoding DUF4268 domain-containing protein, with product MQPENSPKPTLGRLEKVDLTAYWQGEETDFTPWLAQVENIKLLGDTIGLELEVVAEEQRVGSFRVDLLCRDTATDRWVLIENQLEATDHLHLGQLVTYAAGLNAATVIWVASHFSAEHRAALDWLNQISQEEFNFFGLEIELWRIGDSAMAAKFNLVSQPNGWAKTVTKARDEELTETQRQYLEFWSGLCQLLEQRGSIVKPGDPATKGVMGFAIGRAGFRLYATVDPEDQCLYAELHLSGEDAQPYFYLLEEDREQIEVEMGMPLTWDAQADNKDCSIYCTLPNANLAAQDQWTDYYQWLCLWLERFHEVFSERVKHLNANDYRPKPNYSFNPLKNPLILPN